One segment of Thermococcus sp. AM4 DNA contains the following:
- a CDS encoding protein kinase — protein sequence MAYWAKTYGPGVANAVAVDKNGDIIVAGYVEKDKQKDGFVARLDRDGNVKWFKAYGGKSTDVFNDVKIAPNGDVIVVGYTDSFGTIERDVWVLRLDKKGNVRWQKTYGGSDWDEAYAVAVAPNGDIIVAGITESFGAGREDVWVLRLDGNGDVKWQKTYGGKAWDEAYAVAIAENGDIIVAGATKSFGTGRSDVWVLRLDSEGNVKWQKTYGGSYDDEANAVAIAPNGDIIVAGVIIVDINTDDSRDAWIWVLRLDSEGNVKWQKVYGGTYWDKTNAAVIVPNGDIIVVGETWSFGAGRSNFWILRLDPNGDVKWQKTYGGSGYEEACAVAIAPNGDIIVAGATNSFSADDSDVWVLRLPPSGSLPGCDFCGNSNAQVADTSAVVYDTNCEVLSGVRTYYGKVGLIRKRWEWRTEKVSLVVMGSNAIVRSLNVTPKVQCYLDRKLLKQNIQNSLSIKISQLVKELDSVLKLTVSNNFSNYLKLTLDFSSNDFLEIESSVLKLPALSRGKKVTKTLTVTPKYAGNFDLRVKINAIVDGIGVKDERVIPVEVREKTVTPQPVTPVTPATPVTPSQSYPSLTAFPAELLSVYEPLEELGKGGFARVFKVKRKRDGEIVAVKIPLSLDPATGKSFLREIENWTKLKHPNIVRVYDYNILPVPFFEMEYCESSLEKLPKPMEPREVALLIFNIAEGLKYAHSKGIIHRDLKPSNILLKAGIPKISDWGLSKVIKETRSTTLTSFTPFYASPEQISRSKFGKTDERTDIWQLGVIFYELLTGKLPFEGDDLVELSFAIIREDPSKPSELSSQAEPFDDIVMRCLAKRKEDRYQNVGELQAELALILGMEYKEELKKSITTNDLSRSAYYAGELVLINMKIGDLVGAYKYLGDLEVYARSEVKGEISALKEQVRLRLEERLPLPVELIEKAEILVHKVKLGYGKL from the coding sequence TTGGCATACTGGGCCAAGACGTACGGGCCGGGCGTGGCTAATGCGGTGGCGGTTGATAAGAACGGGGATATTATTGTGGCCGGGTATGTTGAAAAAGACAAGCAGAAAGACGGCTTCGTGGCTCGGCTTGACAGGGACGGGAACGTGAAGTGGTTCAAAGCCTATGGAGGAAAAAGCACAGATGTGTTCAACGACGTTAAGATTGCCCCCAATGGGGACGTTATAGTGGTAGGCTATACTGACAGCTTTGGTACTATCGAAAGAGATGTCTGGGTTCTCAGGCTTGACAAGAAGGGTAATGTAAGATGGCAGAAGACCTACGGGGGAAGCGACTGGGATGAGGCTTACGCGGTTGCCGTAGCGCCAAACGGAGACATCATCGTGGCCGGCATCACTGAAAGCTTCGGTGCTGGTAGAGAGGATGTTTGGGTTCTCAGACTTGATGGGAATGGTGATGTAAAATGGCAGAAGACTTACGGTGGTAAAGCTTGGGATGAGGCTTACGCGGTTGCAATAGCTGAAAATGGGGACATCATCGTTGCTGGTGCTACTAAAAGCTTTGGCACCGGGAGAAGTGACGTTTGGGTTCTTAGGCTTGATAGCGAGGGCAACGTGAAATGGCAGAAGACTTACGGTGGAAGCTATGATGATGAGGCTAACGCTGTTGCTATCGCACCAAACGGGGACATTATTGTCGCAGGCGTAATTATTGTCGACATCAATACTGATGATAGTCGGGATGCTTGGATTTGGGTTCTTAGGCTTGATAGCGAGGGCAACGTGAAATGGCAGAAAGTTTACGGGGGAACATATTGGGATAAGACTAACGCGGCTGTCATTGTCCCAAACGGGGACATTATAGTAGTTGGAGAGACTTGGAGCTTCGGCGCTGGGAGAAGTAACTTTTGGATTCTTAGGCTTGACCCTAATGGGGACGTTAAATGGCAGAAAACTTACGGCGGGAGCGGCTACGAGGAGGCATGTGCGGTTGCCATTGCCCCAAACGGAGACATTATCGTTGCTGGTGCCACTAACAGCTTTAGCGCTGATGATAGTGACGTTTGGGTTCTCAGGCTTCCGCCTAGTGGAAGCTTGCCGGGCTGTGACTTCTGTGGCAACTCGAACGCCCAAGTAGCAGATACAAGTGCCGTTGTTTATGATACAAATTGTGAAGTCCTGAGTGGAGTCAGGACGTATTATGGTAAAGTCGGGTTAATCCGCAAGAGATGGGAGTGGCGCACCGAGAAAGTATCTCTTGTTGTAATGGGTTCAAACGCCATAGTCAGATCCCTCAACGTAACACCCAAAGTCCAGTGTTATCTCGACCGGAAACTCCTCAAACAAAACATCCAGAACTCCCTCTCAATCAAAATCTCCCAGCTCGTCAAAGAACTTGACTCAGTTCTCAAGCTCACGGTTAGTAATAACTTTTCAAACTACCTAAAGCTAACCCTCGACTTCTCGTCCAACGACTTCCTCGAAATTGAGTCATCGGTTTTGAAACTTCCAGCCCTGAGCAGGGGCAAAAAGGTCACGAAAACGCTGACAGTCACTCCAAAGTACGCTGGAAACTTCGACCTCAGAGTCAAAATCAATGCCATAGTAGATGGGATAGGAGTCAAGGACGAGAGAGTCATTCCGGTGGAAGTCAGGGAGAAGACGGTAACGCCTCAACCTGTAACTCCTGTCACGCCCGCAACACCGGTAACGCCTTCCCAGTCTTACCCGTCCCTAACGGCATTCCCGGCGGAGCTGTTGAGCGTTTACGAGCCGCTGGAGGAGCTCGGCAAGGGCGGCTTTGCAAGAGTTTTCAAGGTCAAACGCAAGAGGGATGGCGAAATTGTCGCAGTAAAAATCCCGCTCAGCCTTGACCCGGCAACTGGCAAATCCTTCCTGAGGGAGATAGAGAACTGGACTAAGCTCAAGCACCCGAACATCGTCAGGGTTTACGACTACAACATTCTGCCAGTGCCGTTCTTCGAAATGGAGTACTGCGAGAGCTCGCTTGAGAAGCTGCCCAAACCGATGGAACCGAGGGAGGTGGCTTTGCTTATCTTTAACATCGCCGAAGGCCTCAAATACGCTCATTCCAAGGGCATTATCCACAGGGATTTGAAGCCGAGCAACATTCTACTCAAAGCCGGAATTCCCAAGATTTCAGACTGGGGGCTCAGCAAGGTCATTAAAGAAACTCGGTCCACGACGCTAACGAGCTTCACTCCGTTCTACGCCTCGCCCGAACAGATAAGCCGCTCGAAGTTCGGCAAGACCGACGAGAGGACTGACATCTGGCAGCTGGGAGTTATCTTCTACGAGCTCCTCACTGGGAAACTACCCTTCGAGGGGGACGACCTAGTAGAACTGAGCTTCGCCATAATCCGGGAGGACCCTTCAAAGCCCAGCGAGCTCAGCTCCCAAGCAGAACCCTTCGATGACATCGTTATGCGCTGTCTGGCGAAGCGGAAGGAAGACCGCTATCAGAACGTCGGCGAGCTTCAGGCCGAGCTTGCGTTAATCCTCGGGATGGAGTACAAGGAAGAGCTGAAGAAGTCGATAACGACCAATGACCTTTCAAGAAGCGCCTACTACGCCGGCGAGCTCGTTCTCATCAACATGAAGATTGGGGATTTGGTGGGGGCTTATAAGTACCTCGGCGACCTTGAGGTCTACGCGCGCTCTGAAGTGAAGGGCGAGATAAGCGCGCTGAAGGAGCAGGTCAGGCTCAGGCTGGAGGAAAGACTTCCGCTCCCTGT